A genomic window from Erythrobacter sp. BLCC-B19 includes:
- a CDS encoding sulfotransferase family protein, with amino-acid sequence MPRPTRDHLLARGPLAEKANDFLGKAWERGWLPPPQLDPDELWALAAKPYGARAEAVEHGGRSEADVADFRERLARLIASVEAEADLNPLGRAMAWGQLSRTVKNRLAFGSLWLERPELLDTPLAPPIIVIGHMRSGTTRIHTLLAADPAHSHTRYCDAYHPVPSRLGVNRVKAAMELAMLGLLNPWMQSIHPMAPAAVEEELAWISAALHHSIYESQWHIPTYSAWSEARDPLPIYREFRRILQTDAAHRGLADKPRVLKVPAFAEDLSTLLALFPDARLVLAEREHEAVLKSAISLAANQMAMQSDGCCLDQIEARWRHKIALREARMAAALEGWNSQQARACFDALNADWEAAIAGIYADLGLTLTPQARAAMRKVMAASEDGHHRAHAEQLARFAGA; translated from the coding sequence ATGCCTCGCCCCACCCGCGATCATCTGCTCGCCCGCGGCCCACTGGCCGAGAAGGCCAACGACTTCCTCGGCAAGGCGTGGGAACGCGGGTGGCTGCCTCCGCCGCAGCTCGATCCAGACGAGCTGTGGGCGCTGGCGGCCAAGCCCTATGGTGCGCGGGCCGAGGCGGTCGAACATGGCGGGCGATCGGAGGCAGATGTCGCCGATTTCCGCGAGCGGCTTGCCCGGCTGATCGCCAGCGTCGAGGCCGAGGCCGATCTCAACCCGCTGGGCCGCGCAATGGCCTGGGGGCAATTGTCGCGGACGGTGAAGAACCGGCTCGCCTTTGGCAGCCTGTGGCTGGAACGCCCCGAGCTGCTCGACACCCCGCTCGCCCCGCCGATCATCGTCATCGGCCACATGCGCAGCGGCACGACCCGCATCCACACGCTGCTCGCCGCCGATCCCGCGCATTCCCACACCCGCTACTGCGACGCCTATCACCCCGTGCCCTCGCGCCTCGGCGTCAACCGGGTGAAGGCGGCGATGGAGCTCGCCATGCTCGGGCTGCTCAATCCGTGGATGCAGTCGATCCACCCGATGGCCCCTGCCGCGGTCGAGGAGGAGCTGGCGTGGATCTCTGCCGCGCTGCACCACTCCATCTACGAATCGCAGTGGCATATCCCGACCTATTCGGCATGGAGCGAAGCACGCGATCCCCTGCCGATCTACCGCGAATTCCGACGCATCCTCCAGACCGACGCCGCACACCGCGGCCTCGCCGACAAGCCCCGCGTGCTGAAGGTTCCCGCCTTTGCCGAAGACCTGTCGACCCTGCTTGCCCTGTTCCCCGACGCGCGGCTGGTTCTGGCGGAGCGCGAGCATGAGGCCGTGCTCAAGAGCGCGATCAGCCTCGCGGCGAACCAGATGGCGATGCAGTCGGATGGGTGCTGCCTCGATCAGATCGAGGCCCGCTGGCGGCACAAGATTGCCTTGCGCGAAGCCCGCATGGCCGCGGCACTCGAAGGCTGGAACAGCCAGCAGGCACGCGCCTGTTTCGATGCGCTGAACGCCGATTGGGAGGCGGCTATCGCGGGCATCTATGCCGATCTTGGCCTGACCCTCACTCCGCAAGCGCGCGCCGCGATGCGCAAGGTCATGGCCGCCAGCGAGGACGGCCACCACCGCGCCCATGCCGAGCAATTGGCGCGATTTGCAGGCGCCTGA
- a CDS encoding dioxygenase family protein, whose translation MGQNHGLSRRHFGSAALGAAGLVFGGGIARAAEPAQTAGGPLGPFYPIIRPGDDDFDMTQIKGQSGRALGRVIEVTGRVLDRKGNPVTGAELELWQCNAAGRYAHPGDVATAPLDPNFQGFARLMTGPSGEWRIRTIKPSGYDSPIGWRTPHIHFDIKGRQARLITQMYFTEDYATNSKDSLYNMLGEDAVTAMAQQQADAADRYRWDIVLGES comes from the coding sequence ATGGGACAGAATCACGGATTGTCGCGCCGTCACTTCGGCAGCGCTGCGCTGGGGGCGGCTGGGCTTGTCTTCGGGGGCGGGATCGCGCGGGCGGCAGAGCCGGCGCAAACGGCAGGGGGGCCGCTCGGCCCGTTCTATCCGATCATCCGGCCGGGTGACGACGATTTCGACATGACCCAGATCAAGGGCCAGTCCGGCCGTGCCTTGGGGCGGGTGATCGAAGTGACCGGACGCGTGCTCGACCGCAAGGGCAATCCCGTCACCGGCGCCGAACTCGAACTGTGGCAGTGCAATGCCGCAGGCCGCTACGCCCATCCCGGCGATGTCGCCACCGCGCCGCTCGATCCCAATTTCCAGGGCTTCGCGCGGCTGATGACAGGGCCGAGCGGCGAGTGGCGCATCCGCACCATCAAGCCGTCAGGCTATGACAGCCCGATCGGTTGGCGCACGCCGCATATCCATTTCGACATCAAGGGCCGGCAGGCGCGCCTGATCACGCAGATGTATTTCACCGAAGACTACGCCACCAACAGCAAGGACAGCCTCTACAATATGCTGGGCGAAGATGCCGTGACCGCGATGGCGCAGCAGCAGGCGGACGCGGCCGACCGCTACCGCTGGGACATCGTGCTCGGCGAGAGCTGA
- a CDS encoding DNA polymerase III subunit chi, which yields MKLDFWQVTDDPVEKVVALIAKRALGQGERVLVVAADPAQRAAISGALWQGGAETFLANGEAGAPGADRQPILLGSEPVAANGASHLILADGTFRETSGFARVFLLFPPDRAPDARAAWRAQDGTGVERAYFAQEAGRWVKKG from the coding sequence ATGAAGCTCGATTTCTGGCAGGTCACCGATGATCCGGTCGAAAAGGTCGTGGCCCTGATCGCCAAGCGCGCGCTGGGGCAGGGCGAGCGGGTGCTGGTGGTGGCCGCCGATCCCGCCCAGCGCGCCGCCATTTCGGGCGCCTTGTGGCAGGGTGGGGCAGAGACCTTCCTCGCCAATGGCGAAGCCGGTGCCCCCGGCGCAGATCGCCAGCCGATTCTGCTTGGCAGCGAGCCCGTCGCCGCCAACGGCGCGAGCCATCTGATCCTGGCTGACGGCACCTTCCGCGAAACCAGCGGCTTTGCCCGCGTCTTTCTGCTGTTCCCCCCTGACCGTGCCCCAGATGCGCGGGCAGCCTGGCGCGCACAGGATGGAACCGGGGTGGAGCGTGCCTATTTCGCTCAGGAAGCCGGGCGCTGGGTCAAGAAGGGCTGA
- the ndk gene encoding nucleoside-diphosphate kinase, with product MAVTRTFSIIKPDATRRNLTGAVTKMLEEAGLRVVASKRIHMTREQAEGFYAVHKERPFFGELVEFMMSEPVVVQVLEGEDAVTRNRDIMGATNPADAAPGTIRKELALSIGENTVHGSDSEENAAIEIAFFFKPEEIVG from the coding sequence ATGGCGGTCACCCGCACCTTCTCGATCATCAAGCCCGACGCCACCCGCCGCAACCTCACCGGCGCGGTCACCAAGATGCTGGAAGAAGCCGGCCTGCGCGTCGTCGCTTCCAAGCGCATCCATATGACCCGCGAGCAGGCCGAAGGCTTCTACGCGGTTCACAAGGAGCGCCCCTTCTTCGGTGAACTCGTCGAATTCATGATGAGCGAGCCGGTGGTGGTCCAGGTGCTCGAAGGCGAAGACGCCGTGACCCGCAACCGCGACATCATGGGCGCGACCAACCCGGCCGACGCCGCCCCAGGCACGATCCGCAAGGAACTGGCGCTCTCGATCGGCGAGAACACCGTCCACGGTTCGGACAGCGAAGAAAACGCGGCGATCGAAATCGCGTTCTTCTTCAAGCCGGAAGAAATCGTCGGCTAA
- a CDS encoding DUF2256 domain-containing protein, with amino-acid sequence MPKMRKKSDLPTKTCLACGLPFTWRKKWERDWDNVKYCSDRCRRGKGG; translated from the coding sequence ATGCCGAAAATGCGGAAAAAGAGCGACCTGCCGACCAAAACCTGCCTCGCTTGCGGACTGCCCTTTACCTGGCGCAAGAAGTGGGAGCGGGACTGGGACAATGTGAAATATTGTTCCGACCGCTGTCGCAGGGGCAAGGGGGGATGA